From Aedes albopictus strain Foshan chromosome 1, AalbF5, whole genome shotgun sequence, one genomic window encodes:
- the LOC134284353 gene encoding uncharacterized protein K02A2.6-like has product MADDEREQSGRNGVDPPGVNNHRQLINQPTNPAPATVHHQQQQQHPIYVPVVSTHQQQPFIPVSTAQHQQYVPFPPHQPQPQAPHTGNEALLIQIVQMMQQQLSQHNELMAQLVQRQNHTDDQQQQLLRGMTSPINVQVPPNPEQILDSLASNIKEFRYEAESNVTFAAWYSRYDDLFEKDAARLDDEAKVRLLMRKLGLAEHERYVSYILPKLPKEFTFEQTVTKLKCLFGAKESVISRRYRCLQIARNPTEDHVAFACRVNKACVEFELGKLSEEQFKCLVYVCGLKSENDVEIRTRLLTKIEDNNDVTLEQLSEECQRLFNLKHDSAMIESATPYGQVQAVRKFGGKRFNKRDREVKRPSSDTGKKPNTPCWLCGALHYVRDCSYRNHKCSDCGQFGHREGYCESAKPRKPGHRRFRKPDVSSKVVVVDVCSVQQRRRFVSVGLSGTDIRLQLDTASDITVINRETWRKLGSPALTPATVNARTASGNILSLDGEFECDVTIGESTRRAVIRVTGKQILLLGSDLVDSFNLWSVPMDTFCCHVSGSPTSTAALKSTFPKVFSDQLGLCSKTKVKLELKESVRPVFCPKRPVAYAMYDAVDQELDRLEKLDIITPVDYSEWAAPIVVVRKANGSIRICGDYSTGLNAALQPNQYPLPLPDDIFAKLSGCTVFSQIDLSDAFLQVEVDEQHRKLLTINTHRGLYSYNRLPPGVKVAPGAFQQLIDTMLAGLECTSGYLDDVIIGGKTEEEHDRNLRAALKRIQEFGFTIREDKCTFRKQQVQYVGHVVDSRGLRPDPAKIEAITKLPPPTDVSGVRSFLGAINYYGKFVPNMRKLRYPLDNLLKADAKFKWTPECQQAFEQFKRILSSDLLLTHYDPKREIIVSADASSVGLGATISHKFPDGTVKVVQHASRALTKAEQGYSQPDREGLAIVFAVTKFHKMLFGRHFRLQTDHQPLLRIFGSKKGIPVYTANRLQRFALHLLLYDFDIEYVPTHKFGNADLLSRLINQHVKPDEDYVIASVNLDEDLRSVLSSSRKMLPLHFRAVAQSTQADPLLRQVYHYVQNGWPQSKLAGPDLQRFQSRQESLSVVDGC; this is encoded by the coding sequence ATGGCTGACGACGAACGTGAACAGAGTGGAAGAAATGGTGTCGACCCCCCGGGAGTGAATAATCATCGGCAGTTAATTAATCAGCCGACCAACCCGGCGCCGGCGACGGTccaccatcagcagcagcagcagcatccaatCTACGTCCCCGTCGTGTCAACTCACCAGCAGCAGCCGTTCATTCCTGTTTCCACCGCCCAGCATCAACAGTACGTACCCTTCCCACCCCACCAACCGCAACCGCAAGCCCCCCACACCGGTAATGAAGCTCTGCTCATTCAAATCGTGCAAATGATGCAGCAGCAGTTGTCGCAGCATAACGAGTTGATGGCCCAGCTCGTCCAGCGGCAAAATCATACCGACGACCAGCAGCAACAGCTCCTTCGTGGCATGACGTCACCTATCAACGTGCAGGTACCACCCAACCCGGAACAAATCCTTGATTCCCTGGCAAGTAATATTAAGGAATTCCGGTACGAGGCCGAAAGTAACGTCACTTTCGCGGCGTGGTACTCCAGGTATGACGACCTCTTCGAGAAGGATGCTGCTAGGCTCGACGACGAAGCGAAAGTACGCCTATTAATGCGGAAATTGGGCTTAGCGGAGCACGAAAGGTATGTGAGTTACATTTTAccaaaattgccgaaggaattcaccTTCGAGCAAACAGTGACCAAACTGAAGTGCCTTTTCGGTGCGAAAGAATCGGTAATCAGTCGACGATACCGATGTCTACAGATAGCGAGAAATCCCACAGAGGATCATGTGGCTTTCGCATGCAGGGTCAACAAAGCTTGCGTTGAATTCGAGCTAGGCAAGCTCAGCGAGGAGCAATTCAAGTGCTTGGTCTACGTGTGCGGCCTGAAGTCGGAGAATGACGTCGAAATTCGAACGCGCCTCCTCACCAAGATTGAGGACAACAACGACGTCACACTAGAGCAACTCTCCGAGGAGTGTCAGCGGCTTTTCAACTTGAAGCATGACAGCGCGATGATCGAATCGGCGACTCCTTACGGCCAAGTCCAAGCAGTGCGCAAGTTTGGTGGGAAGCGGTTCAACAAGCGTGACCGAGAAGTGAAGCGTCCTTCCAGTGACACCGGGAAGAAGCCAAATACTCCGTGCTGGCTTTGTGGTGCGCTCCATTACGTCCGGGACTGCAGTTATAGGAATCACAAGTGCTCCGATTGTGGCCAATTCGGGCATCGTGAGGGATACTGCGAGAGTGCCAAGCCCCGGAAACCAGGACACAGACGCTTCAGGAAACCCGACGTGTCGAGCAAGGTGGTAGTCGTCGACGTGTGCAGCGTCCAGCAGCGCCGCCGTTTCGTCTCCGTTGGCCTTTCAGGAACGGACATTCGGCTGCAACTAGACACCGCCTCCGACATCACCGTCATCAACCGAGAAACATGGCGGAAACTCGGCAGCCCGGCTTTAACGCCGGCCACAGTGAACGCGAGGACAGCCTCCGGCAACATCCTATCGCTCGATGGAGAATTCGAGTGCGACGTCACCATCGGAGAAAGCACGCGGCGCGCAGTGATCCGCGTCACCGGGAAACAAATTCTTCTGCTCGGTTCCGATCTGGTGGACAGTTTCAACCTCTGGTCCGTTCCCATGGACACCTTCTGTTGCCACGTGTCAGGCTCTCCCACGTCTACCGCTGCACTCAAGTCGACCTTTCCCAAGGTTTTCAGCGACCAGCTCGGCTTGTGCAGTAAAACCAAAGTGAAGTTGGAGCTGAAAGAAAGCGTCCGACCCGTCTTCTGCCCGAAGCGTCCGGTGGCGTACGCAATGTACGATGCCGTCGACCAGGAGCTCGACCGACTGGAGAAACTCGACATCATCACTCCGGTCGACTATTCCGAGTGGGCAGCTCCCATCGTCGTAGTCCGCAAAGCCAACGGGTCGATCCGAATTTGCGGAGACTACTCCACGGGTTTGAACGCCGCTCTTCAACCAAACCAATACCCGCTTCCACTTCCGGACGATATCTTCGCCAAGCTTTCCGGCTGCACGGTCTTCAGCCAAATCGATTTGTCCGACGCTTTCTTGCAAGTGGAAGTCGATGAACAGCACCGCAAGTTGCTCACAATCAACACGCACCGTGGCCTCTACTCCTACAACCGCCTCCCGCCGGGTGTGAAAGTTGCACCTGGTGCCTTCCAGCAGCTCATCGACACCATGCTAGCCGGCCTGGAGTGTACTTCCGGCTATCTCGATGACGTCATCATCGGCGGTAAGACAGAGGAAGAGCACGATCGCAACCTGCGGGCCGCCTTGAAGCGAATCCAAGAGTTCGGCTTCACCATTCGTGAGGACAAGTGCACGTTTCGGAAGCAGCAAGTGCAGTACGTCGGGCATGTCGTGGACAGTCGCGGGCTCCGTCCGGATCCAGCTAAAATCGAGGCGATCACCAAGCTTCCGCCTCCCACCGACGTTTCCGGAGTACGGTCCTTCCTGGGGGCAATCAACTATTACGGCAAGTTCGTCCCCAACATGCGCAAGCTACGATACCCGCTCGACAATCTCCTCAAGGCAGACGCGAAGTTCAAGTGGACTCCGGAGTGCCAGCAAGCGTTCGAGCAGTTCAAGCGAATCCTCTCCTCGGATCTTCTCCTCACGCACTACGATCCGAAGCGGGAGATCATCGTTTCCGCCGACGCTTCTTCCGTTGGACTAGGGGCAACGATCAGCCACAAGTTCCCCGACGGCACCGTCAAGGTCGTCCAACACGCATCCCGAGCACTCACGAAAGCAGAGCAAGGCTACAGTCAGCCCGACCGTGAAGGTTTGGCCATCGTCTTCGCCGTTACGAAGTTCCATAAAATGCTCTTCGGCCGGCATTTCCGGCTTCAAACCGACCATCAGCCTCTGCTCCGAATCTTCGGGTCCAAGAAAGGTATACCAGTCTACACTGCCAACCGCCTTCAACGCTTCGCCCTCCATCTGCTGCTGTACGACTTCGACATCGAATACGTGCCCACCCACAAGTTCGGCAACGCGGACCTGCTTTCCCGGTTGATCAACCAGCACGTGAAGCCCGACGAGGACTACGTTATCGCTAGCGTCAACCTAGATGAAGATCTCAGGTCAGTTCTTTCTAGTTCCCGTAAAATGTTGCCTCTCCATTTCAGAGCCGTCGCGCAAAGCACCCAAGCAGACCCACTGCTCCGCCAAGTCTACCACTACGTCCAAAATGGTTGGCCCCAGTCAAAACTAGCCGGGCCCGATCTCCAACGGTTCCAATCCAGGCAGGAATCGCTCTCCGTGGTAGATGGGTGT